In the Clostridium beijerinckii genome, one interval contains:
- a CDS encoding DUF5808 domain-containing protein: protein MNKDDDPRHWKLGVFYYNPDNPSESVDKRNGIGSTINFGSKIGRRIMASILSIPVIIILLVFAAFRFF from the coding sequence GTGAATAAAGATGATGACCCTAGACATTGGAAACTTGGAGTTTTCTACTATAATCCAGATAATCCATCTGAATCTGTTGATAAGAGAAATGGTATAGGAAGCACTATTAATTTTGGAAGTAAAATTGGTAGACGTATAATGGCATCTATTTTGTCTATTCCAGTTATAATAATATTATTAGTATTTGCTGCTTTTAGATTTTTTTAA
- the fliB gene encoding flagellin lysine-N-methylase, with protein MKTIVPHYYKDFKCIASKCTDTCCAGWEIIIDDETYKNYNNVSGEFGERLRSNLILYEDGEPGFVLQNNNCPFLNKNNLCDIYTELGEKSLCYTCKTYPRLIEEYSNLREMGVSLSCPEAARLILQGPKPITFEVSDDYEEENPYDDINFDISMQLISARKMALDILQDRSIDLNHRIALVINFAHDIQEEINKNELSKIKNIVNRYSSGSYKKELLNKFDKYKAKQSYKYKNMLKCMNVYKNLNPINDNWPQILDHAIDCFYKIDNVTFYKKQYDAFNEYYKTRTYEYEHLMVYFIFQYFMKAIFDEELCSKVTLAVMSYLIIKELNVVRWIDNNYNFDINDQIDIMHMYSKEVENSEKTLYDLEEMFNTSRIFDLERLLILIMN; from the coding sequence ATGAAAACAATAGTACCCCATTATTATAAAGATTTTAAATGCATCGCTTCAAAATGTACTGATACTTGTTGTGCTGGGTGGGAAATTATAATTGATGATGAAACATATAAGAATTATAACAATGTAAGTGGTGAATTTGGTGAAAGATTAAGATCAAATTTAATATTATATGAAGATGGAGAGCCTGGTTTTGTATTACAAAATAATAACTGCCCGTTTTTAAATAAAAATAACCTTTGTGATATCTATACTGAACTTGGAGAAAAAAGCTTATGTTATACATGCAAGACATACCCAAGGTTAATAGAGGAATACAGTAATTTACGTGAGATGGGGGTATCTTTGTCCTGTCCTGAGGCTGCAAGATTAATTCTTCAAGGTCCTAAGCCAATTACTTTTGAAGTTTCAGACGATTATGAAGAGGAAAACCCATATGATGATATAAATTTTGATATTTCCATGCAGCTAATATCAGCTAGGAAAATGGCCTTAGATATTCTACAAGACCGATCTATAGATTTAAATCATAGGATTGCATTAGTAATTAATTTTGCTCATGATATTCAAGAAGAAATAAATAAAAATGAACTATCAAAAATTAAAAATATAGTAAATAGATATTCTAGCGGATCTTATAAGAAAGAGCTTCTTAATAAGTTTGATAAGTATAAAGCAAAACAATCTTATAAGTATAAAAATATGCTTAAATGTATGAATGTGTATAAAAATCTCAATCCTATTAATGATAACTGGCCACAAATACTAGATCATGCTATTGACTGTTTTTATAAAATAGACAATGTTACTTTTTATAAAAAACAATATGATGCTTTTAATGAATATTATAAAACTAGAACCTATGAATATGAACACTTAATGGTATATTTTATATTCCAATATTTTATGAAAGCTATTTTTGATGAAGAATTATGCTCTAAAGTTACACTAGCTGTCATGAGTTATCTCATTATTAAAGAGTTAAATGTAGTACGCTGGATTGATAATAATTATAACTTTGATATAAATGATCAAATAGACATAATGCATATGTATTCTAAGGAAGTTGAAAATTCAGAAAAAACCCTTTATGACCTTGAGGAAATGTTTAATACGAGCAGAATATTTGATTTAGAACGATTACTTATTTTAATAATGAATTAG
- a CDS encoding BglG family transcription antiterminator translates to MRFSQIMSDFIDNEDYCSIEYFIHKYKVSKRTIQSDISYLMRISASKGFEIHTKRGVGYLLEVKDDELFEKFLKTLDENIVFKIKERPSQILAFLSVQNEYISMDKVADTFQVSKTLIKHDVKEVEELAKGYHLALEKKSHHGIRIVSSDRNLKKYLCQEYQTKNVFVRMAVDGVVMDFSHVESQLIRQMNKEKLNINYNELLNMIVYLKSMIYISLKGNKQPVQDYEFHESNPIEKIVESLIHTMEKKYKVCFDKDSVEELIEVMQKNIHRKDTYVSFTDNLIDDIEVFLKKTDETYDTHFFEDQDLKRLLLSHISLLVDRLHNKISYKNALANELSITYPMIFNIAIQFCDILHEKYNVEFTFDEIGFVAMHFAAHMVKEKQLKLQSYNKICVVCSSGGGSAYMIKMQLESVFPKAEVKTFSFLQQDEMISYKPDIIFTVIPISYDAHIPIIYIKELLDDKDLYRIRQILECDDYDAYTFINENPIYYSYFSKEFFNIAEDDDYEHLIRDMAEDIEKKEYGKEEYADLVMEREAFASTVYLNGVCIPHPIETDALRNVISVSILKKPFLWREKEVRIVFMICLKKEQVEVYKDITKKLYQLMQEPKYLERVIRVRSFEELMAVMKEMGGANYE, encoded by the coding sequence ATGAGATTTAGTCAGATAATGAGTGACTTCATAGACAATGAAGATTACTGTTCAATTGAATATTTTATTCATAAATACAAAGTATCTAAAAGAACAATTCAAAGTGACATTTCATATCTCATGAGAATTTCGGCAAGCAAAGGATTTGAAATACATACAAAAAGGGGAGTGGGGTATTTATTAGAGGTTAAAGACGATGAATTATTCGAGAAATTTCTTAAAACTTTAGATGAAAACATTGTTTTTAAGATAAAAGAAAGACCATCTCAAATACTGGCATTTTTATCAGTCCAAAATGAATACATTTCAATGGATAAAGTTGCAGACACTTTTCAAGTTTCTAAAACACTGATCAAGCATGATGTTAAAGAGGTAGAGGAACTAGCTAAAGGTTATCATCTGGCTTTGGAAAAAAAGAGCCATCATGGAATAAGAATAGTTTCTTCAGATAGAAATCTTAAAAAATACTTATGCCAGGAATATCAAACTAAAAACGTATTTGTTAGAATGGCAGTTGACGGTGTTGTAATGGACTTTTCACATGTTGAGTCCCAATTGATAAGACAGATGAACAAAGAAAAATTAAATATTAATTATAATGAGCTATTAAATATGATAGTTTATCTAAAGTCCATGATATATATTTCACTAAAAGGAAATAAACAACCTGTCCAAGATTATGAATTTCATGAATCTAATCCTATTGAAAAAATTGTTGAATCATTAATTCATACAATGGAAAAGAAATATAAGGTATGCTTTGATAAGGATAGCGTTGAGGAATTGATAGAAGTTATGCAGAAAAATATCCATAGGAAAGATACCTATGTTTCTTTCACTGACAATTTGATTGATGATATAGAAGTTTTTTTGAAAAAAACAGATGAAACTTATGATACTCATTTTTTTGAAGATCAGGACTTGAAACGGCTTTTACTTTCGCATATATCCTTATTAGTAGACAGGCTTCACAATAAAATTTCATATAAAAATGCTCTGGCAAATGAGCTAAGTATCACATATCCCATGATATTTAATATAGCAATACAATTTTGTGATATTCTCCATGAAAAATATAATGTAGAATTTACCTTTGATGAGATAGGGTTTGTAGCTATGCATTTTGCAGCACATATGGTAAAGGAGAAACAGCTAAAGCTTCAATCTTACAATAAAATCTGCGTAGTATGCTCTTCTGGCGGTGGAAGCGCATATATGATTAAAATGCAGCTTGAATCCGTATTCCCAAAGGCAGAAGTCAAAACCTTCTCTTTTTTGCAGCAGGATGAGATGATCAGCTATAAACCAGATATTATTTTTACAGTTATACCAATATCTTATGATGCCCACATACCTATCATTTATATAAAAGAGCTCTTGGATGACAAAGATCTATATAGAATTAGGCAGATTCTTGAGTGTGATGATTATGATGCCTATACATTCATAAATGAAAATCCAATATACTATTCCTATTTCTCAAAAGAATTTTTCAATATAGCAGAAGATGATGATTATGAACATCTTATTAGAGATATGGCAGAAGACATTGAAAAGAAAGAATATGGCAAGGAAGAATATGCAGACTTAGTTATGGAACGGGAGGCATTTGCAAGTACCGTTTATTTAAACGGCGTATGCATACCTCATCCAATTGAAACAGATGCTTTAAGAAATGTAATATCAGTCAGTATATTAAAGAAGCCTTTTCTATGGCGGGAAAAAGAAGTAAGGATTGTTTTTATGATTTGTTTAAAAAAGGAACAGGTAGAAGTCTATAAAGATATTACTAAAAAGTTATATCAGCTTATGCAGGAGCCAAAATACTTGGAAAGAGTGATTCGTGTTAGATCTTTTGAAGAGCTTATGGCGGTGATGAAAGAGATGGGAGGTGCTAATTATGAATGA
- a CDS encoding AraC family transcriptional regulator gives MDINIEMIPEYEIAYIRKVGPYGLENVQVMEKLKSWAEENSLFNERSIILGITQDNPEITEPADCRYDACLVVSDEFDFESKNINIGKTIGGKYCVFKINHTVDAIQKAWLEIFSELSKRNYKIDDKRKIIERYTMQMISNHYCEICVPIL, from the coding sequence ATGGACATTAATATTGAAATGATACCAGAATATGAAATTGCTTATATAAGGAAAGTAGGTCCTTATGGTTTAGAAAATGTGCAAGTAATGGAAAAATTGAAAAGCTGGGCTGAAGAAAATAGCTTATTTAATGAAAGGTCAATAATCCTAGGAATAACTCAAGATAATCCTGAGATTACAGAACCTGCAGATTGCCGCTATGATGCATGTCTAGTTGTTTCTGATGAATTTGATTTTGAAAGTAAGAATATTAACATTGGAAAAACTATTGGTGGAAAATATTGTGTGTTTAAAATAAATCATACAGTAGATGCTATACAAAAAGCATGGCTTGAAATATTTTCGGAGTTATCAAAAAGAAATTATAAAATTGATGATAAAAGAAAGATTATTGAACGTTATACCATGCAAATGATAAGTAACCATTATTGCGAGATTTGTGTGCCTATATTATAA
- a CDS encoding lipase family alpha/beta hydrolase, translating into MTEIIVIFALTLITLSAIFLDITKKLNLLHKILMYIYFIFAPHIVALGYFLIQHSKFGQDNAIYRWTILTEIIIFILYIFIKINIIPNNKKQIVNFRLRIMLGGRCLVLYGLYTAFVQIIIYLIGNTIMQRLAIPEHILVIDSIIVMLNIIILIINGMLRILCTSRRLNIVKRLIVGFWSLIPIVNIFVMLYACHIAAIEYDHECYKVINHEARVDSEVCKTKYPLVLVHGVGFRDLKYINYWGRIPKELIRNGATVYYGNQEAWGTVEYNAEDIKNKILGILKETGCEKVNIIAHSKGGLDSRYMISKLKMGDYVASLTMISSPHRGCKFVDLACKIPDRIYKSIARFFDKRYRFLGDKNPDFYTASRQFSTYHSKKFNEEVKDVDGVYYQSYTSVVRNIFSDYVVVIPYILVKLTEGENDGLVSIESAKWGEFKGVLRNKRRRGISHGDIIDLRRDDYKDFDVIEKYVEIVSDLKNKGF; encoded by the coding sequence ATGACCGAAATTATAGTGATTTTTGCATTAACACTAATAACGCTTAGCGCCATATTCTTGGATATCACGAAAAAATTAAATTTGCTACATAAGATTTTAATGTATATATATTTTATATTTGCGCCACATATTGTTGCGTTAGGATATTTTTTAATCCAACATAGCAAATTTGGACAAGATAATGCTATATACAGATGGACTATTTTAACGGAGATAATTATTTTTATTCTATATATTTTTATAAAAATAAACATAATTCCAAATAATAAAAAGCAAATAGTAAACTTTAGATTAAGAATAATGTTAGGCGGAAGATGTCTTGTTTTATATGGATTATATACAGCATTTGTTCAAATTATTATATATTTAATAGGAAATACAATAATGCAAAGATTAGCAATTCCAGAACATATATTAGTAATTGATAGTATTATTGTTATGTTAAACATTATTATTTTAATTATCAATGGAATGCTAAGAATTTTATGTACTTCAAGAAGATTAAATATTGTAAAAAGACTTATAGTAGGCTTTTGGAGTCTTATTCCAATCGTAAATATTTTTGTGATGTTATATGCTTGTCACATTGCAGCAATAGAATATGATCATGAGTGTTATAAAGTAATTAATCATGAAGCGCGTGTTGATTCAGAAGTATGTAAAACAAAATATCCTCTTGTATTAGTTCATGGTGTAGGTTTTAGAGATTTAAAATATATTAATTACTGGGGCAGGATACCTAAAGAGTTAATTCGTAATGGAGCCACAGTTTATTATGGAAATCAGGAAGCTTGGGGAACAGTTGAGTATAATGCAGAAGATATAAAAAATAAAATATTAGGTATATTGAAAGAAACAGGATGTGAAAAGGTAAATATTATTGCACACTCAAAAGGTGGACTAGATTCACGTTATATGATTAGCAAATTAAAAATGGGAGATTACGTTGCATCATTAACTATGATATCATCTCCACACAGAGGATGTAAGTTTGTTGATCTTGCTTGCAAAATTCCTGATAGAATTTATAAATCCATTGCAAGATTTTTTGATAAGCGTTATAGATTTCTAGGTGATAAGAATCCTGACTTTTATACTGCAAGCAGACAGTTTTCAACGTATCATAGTAAAAAATTCAATGAAGAGGTAAAAGACGTAGATGGGGTGTATTATCAAAGTTACACATCTGTAGTTAGAAATATATTTAGTGATTATGTTGTTGTAATACCATATATTTTAGTAAAGTTAACAGAAGGTGAAAATGATGGTCTGGTATCTATTGAATCTGCTAAATGGGGAGAATTTAAAGGGGTATTGAGAAATAAACGAAGGCGTGGAATCTCTCATGGAGATATTATAGATCTAAGAAGAGATGACTATAAAGACTTTGATGTAATAGAAAAATATGTGGAAATTGTATCAGATCTTAAAAATAAGGGTTTTTAG
- a CDS encoding putative quinol monooxygenase has product MIVKSVTIYVKQGHIEEFIKATKENKNNSLKEKGIICFDFFQCKDDSTRFLLYEGYKSEDDVNKHMETEHFKKWINTVEQLFSAPRDKATYIPVP; this is encoded by the coding sequence ATGATAGTAAAAAGTGTAACAATTTATGTAAAACAAGGTCACATAGAAGAGTTTATTAAAGCAACTAAGGAAAATAAAAATAATTCATTGAAAGAAAAAGGAATTATATGCTTTGATTTTTTTCAATGCAAAGATGATTCAACTAGGTTTTTACTTTACGAAGGCTATAAATCAGAAGACGATGTGAACAAACATATGGAAACCGAACACTTTAAAAAATGGATAAATACAGTTGAACAGTTGTTTTCAGCTCCGAGAGATAAAGCTACATACATTCCTGTTCCTTAA